Proteins encoded together in one Miscanthus floridulus cultivar M001 chromosome 16, ASM1932011v1, whole genome shotgun sequence window:
- the LOC136510567 gene encoding uncharacterized protein — MGPHIERIVDVSISPPSDDLTILSKEEVECLQHNAQATNVLFSALSEDVFDAIIFGDDEPLDDAHIIWTTLKEKYDKSKCNEKLLSFEEPLEDCSTSPTNEEPQVILPKGPSDHATSTSSPTYDLMEGNEMVGENNAFTCGTSTSSSSCETNILKEEETYDQWRPNDESTSPRNSTLFATPHLGLMAKKEKNVASESESEGESESESEDESDDDEFNQYLTRLTKKDKLMVLKLIAKIQEQEETLHDQEEYLINKIKCLEELTKKHEKLKCFHASLVKMYENLLIEQTHTINSLSCVAKLEDENYVLKDKVERLTSKNEILQEDHDELLCSHEKLMDSHLMLEITHEVVVTMVKSYQPHTHKCTCTQVPFILSCANNCCYQACQPSVEHVLVEIYDDSITKENEELKEEVERLRRDLIQWKGKCNAQPSQDNRKDMVKKLEKGSTKACIKPHQEGHKSNSAKVKGKFEEVQSIQNAAV, encoded by the coding sequence ATGGGTCCTCATATTGAGCGGATTGTAGATGTAAGCATTTCACCTCCTAGTGACGATTTGACCATCTTATCTAAAGAGGAAGTGGAATGTTTACAACACAATGCTCAAGCtactaatgtcttatttagtgctttgagtgaagatgttTTTGATGCCATCATATTTGGAGACGATGAACCACTTGatgatgctcatatcatttggaccacACTCAAAGAAAAATATGACAAGTCCAAATGTAATGAGAAGTTGCTCTCATTTGAGGAACCACTTGAGGACTGCTCAACTTCACCGACAAATGAagagcctcaagtgattctccCAAAAGGTCCAAGtgatcatgccacatccacttccTCACCAACATATGACTTAATGGAAGGTAATGAAATGGTTGGTGAGAACAATGcttttacatgtggtacttctacttcctctagttcttgtgagactaacattttgaaggaagaagaaACTTATGATCAGTGGAggccaaatgatgaatccacctcaCCAAGAAACTCAACTCTCTTTGCCACTCCTCATTTGggtctcatggcaaagaaagagaagaatgtggcaagtgagagtgagagtgaaggtgaaagtgagagtgagagtgaagatgaaagtgatgatgatgagttcaaTCAATACTTGACACGTCtaaccaagaaagacaagttgatggtgctcaagctCATAGCGAaaattcaagagcaagaagaaacaCTTCACGATCAAGAAGAGTATCTCATCAATAAGATCAAATGCTTAGAGGagttgaccaaaaagcatgaaaagcttaagtgctTTCATGCTAGTTTGGTCAAAATGTATGAGAACTTGTTAATTGAGCAAACTcatactattaactctctatcttgtgttgccaaattagaagatgagaattatgtgctcaaggacaaggtggaaagGCTCACTAGCAAGAATGAGATCTTACAAGAAGATCATGATGAGcttttgtgctctcatgagaagcttatggattctcatctcatgctagaaattactcatgaggttgtggtaacaatggtaaaatcataccaacctcacactcacaagtgcacatgtacacaagttccatttattttatcatgtgctaacaatTGTTGCTATCAAGCATGCCAACCTTCCGTTGAGCATGTACTTGTAGAAATTTATGATGATTCCATTACAAAAGAAAAtgaagagctcaaggaagaagttGAGAGGCTAAGaagggacttgattcaatggaagggcaagtgcaatgctcaaccttctcaagataaccgtaaagacatggtgaagaagcttgagaagggatcaacCAAAGCATGCATCAAGCCCCATCAAGAAGGACACAAGTCCAACAGTGCCAAAGTCAAGGGAAAATTTGAAGAAGTgcaatctatccaaaatgcagcaGTTTAA